In Myxococcus stipitatus, the following are encoded in one genomic region:
- a CDS encoding metalloregulator ArsR/SmtB family transcription factor: protein MCICTFMQLDVFQVLADPTRRRIVEALLNGEQQVSDVVEKAGVHQSGVSRHLRILSESGFVSMRPEGQRRLYALKSEPFQELEGWLGPYRQLWEARLDRFGAALKKKQEKKGPRT from the coding sequence ATGTGTATATGCACGTTCATGCAATTGGACGTCTTCCAGGTGCTCGCCGACCCGACGCGCCGCCGCATCGTCGAGGCCCTGCTGAATGGCGAGCAGCAGGTCAGCGACGTCGTCGAGAAGGCCGGAGTCCATCAGTCCGGTGTCTCGCGGCATCTGCGCATCCTCTCGGAGTCGGGCTTCGTCTCGATGCGGCCGGAGGGGCAGAGGCGGCTCTACGCGTTGAAGTCGGAGCCGTTCCAGGAGTTGGAAGGGTGGCTCGGCCCCTACCGGCAGTTGTGGGAGGCGCGGCTGGACCGCTTCGGCGCCGCGCTGAAGAAGAAACAAGAGAAGAAAGGACCACGGACATGA
- a CDS encoding SRPBCC domain-containing protein, which produces MSNENAKVVVERTYRAGIEDIWSLWTTKEGFESWWGPQGFRAEVQEIDARTGGALQYEMIADTPEMVAALKQMGRPPSHATHSRFTEVTPRSRLILTNLIDFLPGVATYKSNIVVDFIPMGDRVRMVVTMDAMHNAEFTRMQEEGFTSQLTKLDSRFNPH; this is translated from the coding sequence ATGAGCAACGAGAACGCGAAGGTCGTCGTCGAGCGCACCTACCGGGCCGGAATCGAAGACATCTGGTCGCTCTGGACCACGAAGGAAGGCTTTGAGTCGTGGTGGGGTCCGCAGGGCTTTCGCGCGGAGGTGCAGGAAATCGACGCGCGCACCGGCGGGGCGCTCCAGTACGAGATGATCGCCGACACCCCGGAGATGGTTGCCGCGCTGAAGCAGATGGGACGGCCGCCTTCCCATGCGACCCACTCCCGCTTCACCGAGGTCACCCCCCGCTCGCGGCTCATCCTCACCAACCTCATCGACTTCCTGCCCGGCGTCGCGACCTACAAGAGCAACATCGTCGTGGACTTCATCCCGATGGGTGACCGCGTGCGCATGGTCGTCACGATGGACGCGATGCACAACGCGGAGTTCACCCGCATGCAGGAGGAAGGCTTCACCAGCCAGCTCACCAAGCTGGACTCACGCTTCAACCCTCACTGA
- a CDS encoding VCBS repeat-containing protein: MPRFQALLLSCCVGLACTSYTISPRTFGVARWQGFASERVSLAAGGGQARGLHVADVDGDGVRDLVAVAAREERVCIHHGLGDGAFAPPRCLPAGTTPMDVAVSDVNGDGHQDLLIVGHFSNAMTVRLGDGRGGFREGTPYSLGNHSQQVRVADLDGDGHLDAITKNAGSGGFFNITTLKGRGDGTFSAAVPHPVTGLPRDLMLADVSADGLPDVLVLNTNSFTVDILLARKDGSLASIPPLRLTGSVDDEPFRLAPVDVNGDGLLDLVISHGLSGAGYLSVHLGDGTGGFLPSKAVPAEEPGEVVVADFNQDGRVDVAHAGLSGGVYLLLGQEGGELGPAVRVAATPTPTSLVAEDLDDDGFPDLAWTTQDTVEVLLGSTVRGAP; this comes from the coding sequence ATGCCCCGGTTTCAAGCCCTCTTGCTGAGCTGCTGCGTCGGGCTCGCGTGTACCTCGTACACGATTTCACCCCGGACCTTCGGGGTCGCCCGATGGCAAGGCTTCGCCTCGGAGCGGGTGTCCCTGGCGGCGGGAGGAGGGCAGGCTCGAGGGCTGCACGTCGCGGACGTGGATGGCGATGGCGTTCGAGACCTGGTCGCGGTCGCCGCGCGCGAGGAGCGCGTCTGCATCCACCACGGCCTGGGTGATGGCGCCTTCGCTCCACCCCGGTGTCTGCCAGCGGGCACCACGCCCATGGACGTGGCGGTCAGCGATGTGAATGGCGATGGCCATCAGGACCTGCTCATCGTGGGACACTTCTCCAACGCGATGACGGTGCGCCTGGGGGATGGGCGCGGTGGGTTCCGGGAGGGGACTCCCTACTCACTCGGCAATCACTCGCAACAGGTGCGGGTGGCGGACCTGGACGGGGATGGGCACCTGGACGCGATAACGAAGAACGCGGGCTCCGGGGGCTTCTTCAACATCACCACGCTCAAGGGCCGGGGAGATGGAACATTCAGCGCGGCGGTTCCTCATCCCGTCACGGGCCTGCCCAGGGACTTGATGCTCGCGGATGTGAGCGCGGACGGGCTCCCGGATGTGCTCGTGCTCAACACCAACAGCTTCACCGTGGACATCCTGCTCGCGAGGAAGGACGGCTCGCTGGCCTCCATTCCGCCGCTGCGGCTCACGGGCTCCGTGGATGACGAGCCCTTCCGGCTGGCCCCCGTGGATGTGAACGGGGATGGGCTGTTGGACCTGGTCATCTCCCACGGCCTGTCCGGCGCGGGCTACCTGTCCGTGCACCTGGGGGATGGGACGGGCGGCTTCCTTCCGAGCAAGGCCGTCCCGGCGGAGGAGCCGGGCGAGGTGGTGGTCGCGGACTTCAACCAGGACGGGCGGGTGGACGTGGCGCACGCGGGGCTGTCGGGCGGCGTGTACCTGCTCTTGGGGCAGGAGGGGGGCGAGCTGGGGCCCGCGGTGCGTGTGGCCGCCACTCCGACGCCCACGTCCTTGGTGGCCGAGGACCTGGACGACGACGGTTTCCCGGACCTGGCGTGGACGACCCAGGACACGGTGGAGGTGCTGTTGGGCTCCACCGTTCGCGGTGCTCCGTAG
- a CDS encoding HEAT repeat domain-containing protein, with product MTAVSFEQQNSGMRFALQGEWDVGIVSAKDDAVLVRVQLKPTTFTVDVEGQGPLAPEAREAMMAALSLPFFETRDARGAVLLTHFEQGVDELARGLLRSVVASSQFVVDGAPPEQWRTEEQDTSGQYVARYERVEARRYQKHKEVYTAAATPEGLQPLTGAPRMSVTGGATFELTEDAWLQSLQVRERLTVDPGEGLPRITNTTELTLKLLERRLEPGLVDAFTARAAFLNTSALASFQGQAADPLAHHRQVLGSRRLEDILADLRALPGDEKARDEARTRALEQLRALLMLRPGEAARIPALLRAKDLSALAASSMLGALSAASTPESLRALASATGDTALTADVRMDAVSALGMAQSPIREGVETLRQLVRSEDPRLRGTATLALGNAALHLSGTDARGSEALVQELANDYRGARDAEARALLLRSLGNTRAPTALGTITDALRSDSVRVREAAMVALRGIPGPDADRLLAERLMNDPVSEVRRGAVFACGFRPLEPLLLPMLGQALREDASDGVRSDIIQLLGQHRGTTPGALALLRWASQNERHPEIRRMAITYVEAPTTPAPSPSTPRPIR from the coding sequence ATGACGGCAGTGTCCTTCGAACAACAGAACTCGGGGATGCGCTTCGCCCTCCAGGGGGAATGGGACGTGGGCATCGTCTCCGCGAAGGACGACGCCGTCCTGGTCCGCGTCCAGCTCAAGCCCACCACCTTCACGGTGGACGTGGAGGGACAAGGGCCGCTCGCGCCCGAGGCACGTGAAGCCATGATGGCGGCGCTGTCCCTGCCCTTCTTCGAGACACGCGACGCCCGGGGCGCGGTGTTGCTCACGCACTTCGAGCAAGGCGTGGATGAGCTGGCGCGAGGACTCTTGCGCTCGGTGGTGGCGTCCTCGCAGTTCGTGGTGGACGGCGCTCCGCCCGAGCAGTGGCGCACCGAAGAGCAGGACACCTCCGGCCAGTACGTGGCCCGGTATGAGCGCGTGGAGGCCCGCCGCTACCAGAAGCACAAGGAGGTCTACACGGCCGCGGCGACACCCGAGGGACTCCAGCCGCTGACGGGCGCTCCCCGCATGAGCGTCACGGGCGGCGCCACCTTCGAGCTGACGGAGGACGCGTGGCTCCAGTCGCTCCAGGTGCGCGAGCGGTTGACGGTGGACCCGGGGGAGGGATTGCCCCGGATAACGAACACCACGGAGCTGACGTTGAAGCTGCTCGAGCGCCGGCTCGAGCCGGGGCTGGTGGATGCGTTCACCGCGCGCGCCGCCTTCCTGAACACCTCCGCGCTGGCCAGCTTCCAAGGACAGGCGGCGGACCCGCTGGCGCATCACCGGCAGGTGCTGGGCTCGCGGCGGCTCGAGGACATCCTCGCGGACCTGCGCGCGCTGCCCGGCGACGAGAAGGCGCGGGATGAGGCCAGGACCCGAGCGCTGGAGCAGCTGCGGGCCCTGCTCATGCTGCGGCCCGGGGAGGCGGCGCGCATCCCTGCGCTGCTGCGCGCCAAGGACCTGTCTGCGCTGGCCGCCAGCTCCATGCTCGGCGCGCTCTCCGCCGCGAGCACTCCGGAGTCCCTGCGTGCGCTCGCCTCGGCCACGGGAGACACGGCGCTGACGGCGGACGTGCGCATGGACGCGGTCTCCGCGCTGGGCATGGCGCAGAGCCCCATCCGCGAGGGCGTGGAGACGCTGCGGCAGCTCGTGCGAAGCGAGGACCCTCGGCTGCGAGGCACCGCGACGCTGGCGCTGGGCAACGCGGCCCTGCACCTGAGCGGCACCGACGCACGCGGCTCCGAGGCGCTGGTCCAGGAGCTGGCGAATGACTATCGCGGCGCGAGGGACGCGGAGGCGAGGGCCCTGCTCCTGCGCTCGCTGGGCAATACCCGGGCACCCACGGCGCTCGGCACCATCACGGACGCGCTGCGCTCGGACTCGGTGCGAGTGCGCGAGGCCGCCATGGTGGCGCTGCGAGGCATCCCCGGCCCGGACGCGGATCGGCTCCTCGCGGAGCGCTTGATGAACGACCCGGTCTCCGAGGTGCGCCGAGGCGCGGTCTTCGCCTGCGGCTTCCGCCCGCTGGAGCCGTTGCTGCTTCCGATGCTGGGACAAGCCCTGCGCGAGGATGCCTCCGACGGCGTGCGCTCCGACATCATCCAACTGCTGGGCCAGCACAGAGGCACCACGCCCGGAGCGTTGGCGCTCTTGCGGTGGGCGAGCCAGAACGAGCGCCATCCTGAAATCCGTCGCATGGCCATCACCTACGTGGAAGCCCCCACCACGCCCGCGCCCTCACCGTCGACTCCTCGACCCATCCGCTGA
- a CDS encoding ATP-binding protein: protein MARRLQVLEGLLSEVVFQLDPQGRITYLGPGWERLTGTLGAVFQGRLLVEAVHPVDRAAARVLLEAVAGQQIPEARREIRLAVGEDARWVVLAARGVPGEPGEVVGSLLDIDSRRRAEEAVATRERYLETMVEVQRRMMPHQLPSDLYASVVEPLGRVSAASRVYVFEMHHGQDGVLLASQRAEWCEPGIAPNLEDPNMHGLPFMEVLRPEQSEALLRGEPVQALPRGFTPILAPMLEAQGVCSVLLLPVHVHGQLFGVIGFDNCREARPWGPIEVNLLSGAAGTLSLALEQRTDQALRVRTETTLRRTEAGVHLLIEAFPDPVMVHVGDGVLLSVNPSLVQYLGYRDASEMLGRHVLELVREEDRGAAQLYLGQALEGKRPARAMEVPLVRRDGETVVADLVTLAVVFDGAPAWVTIARDLTERKRTQAQMMLADRMASMGLLAAGIAHELNNPLAYVLSNLDYLHSTLGPRARPLSPDDMVECRQVLDDAREGAERMRQIVRQLRVFSRVEETREEPVDVHRVLDSVIQMAASEVRPRARLVKTYGTVPPVRGNEGKLFQVFLNLVINAAHAIEEGQSESNEIRITTRPDEGSRVLVEVRDTGGGIPPEHLRRIFDPFFTTKSAGLGTGLGLSICDTIVTALGGHISVESSVGVGTTFRVALNAAFSHGEGVRSGH from the coding sequence ATGGCGCGGCGGCTCCAGGTGTTGGAGGGGCTGCTCAGCGAGGTGGTGTTCCAGCTGGACCCTCAAGGTCGAATCACCTACCTGGGCCCGGGTTGGGAGCGGCTGACGGGGACGCTCGGCGCGGTGTTTCAAGGGCGCCTCTTGGTGGAGGCCGTGCACCCGGTGGACCGCGCCGCGGCGCGAGTGCTGCTGGAGGCGGTGGCCGGGCAGCAGATACCAGAGGCCCGCCGGGAGATTCGCCTGGCCGTGGGAGAGGATGCGCGCTGGGTGGTGCTCGCCGCGCGCGGTGTGCCAGGGGAGCCCGGCGAGGTGGTGGGCTCGCTGCTGGACATCGACTCGCGCCGCCGCGCGGAGGAGGCCGTCGCCACGCGCGAGCGCTATCTGGAGACGATGGTGGAGGTCCAGCGGCGGATGATGCCGCACCAGCTCCCCAGCGACTTGTATGCCTCCGTGGTGGAGCCGCTGGGCCGGGTCTCCGCGGCCAGCCGCGTCTACGTGTTCGAGATGCACCACGGACAGGATGGGGTGCTGCTGGCCTCGCAGCGCGCGGAGTGGTGCGAGCCGGGGATTGCTCCCAACCTGGAGGACCCGAACATGCACGGCCTGCCGTTCATGGAGGTCCTGCGGCCGGAGCAGTCCGAGGCGCTGCTGCGCGGCGAGCCCGTGCAGGCGCTGCCCCGGGGCTTCACGCCCATCCTGGCGCCCATGTTGGAGGCCCAGGGCGTGTGCTCCGTGCTGCTCCTGCCGGTGCATGTGCATGGCCAGCTCTTCGGTGTCATCGGCTTCGACAACTGCCGCGAGGCGCGGCCCTGGGGCCCCATCGAGGTGAACCTGTTGTCGGGCGCGGCGGGCACGCTGTCGCTCGCGTTGGAGCAGCGCACGGACCAGGCGCTGCGCGTGCGCACGGAGACGACGCTCCGGCGCACCGAGGCGGGTGTCCACCTGCTCATCGAGGCCTTCCCGGACCCGGTGATGGTGCACGTGGGGGACGGGGTGTTGTTGTCGGTGAACCCGTCGCTGGTGCAGTACCTGGGCTACCGCGACGCCTCGGAGATGTTGGGCCGTCACGTGCTGGAGTTGGTGCGTGAGGAGGACCGGGGCGCGGCCCAGCTCTACCTGGGGCAGGCGCTGGAGGGGAAGCGGCCGGCGCGTGCCATGGAGGTGCCGCTGGTGCGGCGCGACGGTGAGACGGTCGTCGCGGACCTGGTGACGCTGGCCGTCGTGTTCGACGGAGCCCCCGCGTGGGTGACCATCGCGCGCGACCTCACGGAGCGAAAGCGCACCCAGGCGCAGATGATGCTCGCTGACCGCATGGCCTCCATGGGCCTGCTCGCCGCGGGCATCGCTCACGAGCTGAACAACCCGCTTGCCTATGTATTGTCCAATCTGGACTACCTCCACTCCACGCTGGGGCCGCGTGCGCGCCCGTTGTCTCCCGACGACATGGTGGAGTGCCGCCAGGTGTTGGACGACGCGCGCGAGGGCGCCGAGCGCATGCGGCAGATTGTCCGCCAGCTGCGCGTCTTCTCGCGCGTGGAGGAGACCCGCGAGGAGCCGGTGGACGTGCACCGCGTGTTGGACTCGGTGATTCAGATGGCGGCCAGCGAGGTGCGTCCCCGGGCGCGGCTGGTGAAGACCTACGGCACCGTGCCGCCGGTGCGTGGCAACGAGGGCAAGCTGTTCCAGGTGTTCCTCAACCTGGTCATCAACGCCGCGCACGCCATCGAGGAGGGGCAGTCCGAGTCGAACGAGATTCGCATCACCACGCGGCCGGATGAGGGCTCGCGGGTGTTGGTGGAGGTGCGGGACACTGGAGGTGGCATCCCCCCGGAGCACCTGCGCCGCATCTTCGACCCGTTCTTCACCACCAAGTCCGCGGGGCTGGGAACGGGCCTGGGTTTGTCCATCTGCGACACCATCGTCACCGCGCTCGGTGGGCACATCTCCGTCGAGTCGTCGGTGGGCGTGGGCACCACGTTCCGCGTGGCCCTGAACGCCGCGTTCTCGCACGGCGAAGGCGTCCGTTCAGGGCATTAG
- a CDS encoding acyltransferase, which yields MDLDALRREQHKLRLSWMPWLYFSLKPRHREWAEAWQREVQQRLRDLETVEIAEGCFIAPEARVFAEPGRSVVIGPGCSIAADAFVHGPVVLGPRVSLNARVSLDGGAGGIRIGEGSRIATGATLYAFDHGLAPDRPVREQPVTSRGITVGADVWIGANAGVTDGVTVGDHAVVAMGAVVTRDVPPWAIVGGVPARVLGDRRNRPRSGFPGGWEPDDQG from the coding sequence GTGGACCTGGACGCACTTCGTCGTGAGCAACACAAGCTGCGGCTCTCCTGGATGCCGTGGCTCTACTTCTCCCTCAAGCCCCGCCACCGCGAGTGGGCCGAGGCCTGGCAGCGCGAGGTGCAACAACGCCTGCGCGACCTGGAGACCGTCGAAATCGCGGAGGGATGTTTCATCGCCCCGGAGGCCCGCGTCTTCGCCGAGCCCGGCCGCTCCGTGGTCATCGGGCCCGGCTGTAGCATCGCCGCGGATGCCTTCGTCCATGGCCCCGTCGTCCTGGGCCCTCGCGTGAGCCTCAATGCCCGCGTGAGCCTGGATGGCGGTGCGGGCGGCATCCGCATCGGCGAGGGCTCTCGTATCGCCACGGGCGCCACCCTCTACGCCTTCGACCACGGCCTCGCGCCGGACCGCCCCGTGCGTGAACAACCCGTGACATCTCGCGGCATCACCGTGGGCGCGGATGTGTGGATAGGTGCCAACGCGGGCGTGACGGATGGCGTCACCGTGGGAGACCACGCCGTGGTGGCCATGGGCGCGGTCGTCACCCGGGACGTGCCGCCGTGGGCCATCGTCGGCGGAGTGCCCGCCCGTGTGCTCGGTGACCGCCGCAACCGCCCGCGCTCGGGTTTTCCTGGCGGGTGGGAACCCGACGACCAAGGGTGA
- a CDS encoding histone deacetylase, which translates to MSVWSWLRRWFPALRTEFVPIFYDEAYRLPLTGIENTVGVEPRGVDFTTWYLLEKHVVRPSDVYRPRPVSYAELSRVHDAAYLESLGRPETLARIYAVDPSEVPVDTLLSNVRLVCGGTLGAARLAFGRRGPVVNMAGGFHHAAPGRGGGFCAVNDIAVALASLQADGFEGQTVVLDLDAHPPDGTAECLAGHPKVWIGSLSGSDWGSLPEGVDETRVPDGISDDDYLARLSSLLARMPTPDLAFIIAGGDVLAGDRFGRVGLSLQGARRRDQLIADALRGVPSVWLPGGGYHADSWKLFAGTVLVLSGMGGRRIKERYDPLSARYRRISRLLMREGTPLDEITITLEDLEGSLGLGGDPQPRVLGYYTAQSLEYALFRYGLLWQVERLGYSRPRVEVNSTGAGDRIKVLGRAGGQEHLLVDVVVERRTIAEEPYFFVNWLSLRHPRARFSERRPQLPGQDVPGLGLAREATEMFVLMARRLGLAGVAFRPMWYHLAVVARARFRFVDPTRQGRFEAMLRDLSQIPLLEATRAVADGRVRLDGEPYRWEPADMVLRLEPVPLDTDAITAERERCHFTVEPRH; encoded by the coding sequence ATGAGCGTGTGGAGCTGGCTGCGCAGATGGTTCCCCGCGCTGCGAACCGAGTTCGTCCCCATCTTCTACGATGAGGCCTACCGCCTCCCGCTCACCGGCATCGAGAACACCGTCGGCGTCGAACCGCGCGGCGTCGACTTCACCACCTGGTACCTGCTCGAGAAGCACGTCGTCCGCCCCTCCGACGTCTACCGCCCCCGCCCCGTGAGCTACGCCGAGCTCTCCCGCGTCCACGACGCCGCCTACCTCGAATCACTCGGCCGCCCGGAGACCCTCGCGCGCATCTACGCCGTGGACCCGTCCGAAGTCCCCGTGGACACACTCCTGTCCAACGTGCGCCTCGTCTGTGGAGGCACCCTCGGCGCCGCGCGCCTCGCCTTCGGCCGCCGAGGCCCCGTCGTCAACATGGCCGGCGGTTTCCACCACGCCGCCCCCGGCCGCGGCGGAGGCTTCTGCGCCGTCAACGACATCGCCGTGGCCCTCGCCTCCCTCCAGGCCGATGGCTTCGAAGGACAAACCGTCGTCCTCGACCTCGACGCCCACCCGCCCGACGGAACCGCCGAGTGTCTCGCCGGCCACCCCAAGGTCTGGATTGGCTCTCTCTCCGGCAGCGACTGGGGCTCGCTCCCCGAAGGCGTCGATGAGACCCGCGTCCCCGACGGCATCTCCGACGACGACTACCTCGCGCGCCTCTCGTCCCTCCTGGCGCGCATGCCCACGCCGGACCTCGCCTTCATCATCGCGGGCGGAGACGTCCTCGCCGGAGACCGCTTCGGCCGCGTGGGCCTCTCCCTGCAAGGCGCACGTCGCAGGGACCAGCTCATCGCCGACGCGCTCCGCGGAGTCCCCAGCGTCTGGCTCCCCGGCGGCGGCTACCACGCCGACTCCTGGAAGCTCTTCGCCGGCACCGTGCTCGTCCTCTCCGGCATGGGCGGCCGCCGCATCAAGGAACGCTATGACCCGCTGAGCGCCCGCTACCGCCGCATCTCCCGCCTGCTCATGCGCGAAGGCACGCCGCTCGACGAAATCACCATCACCCTCGAGGACCTCGAAGGCTCCCTCGGCCTGGGCGGAGACCCGCAGCCCCGCGTCCTCGGCTACTACACCGCGCAGTCACTGGAGTACGCACTCTTCCGCTACGGCCTGCTGTGGCAGGTGGAACGCCTGGGCTACAGCCGCCCTCGCGTCGAGGTGAACTCCACGGGCGCCGGAGACCGCATCAAGGTGCTCGGCCGCGCCGGTGGACAGGAGCACCTCCTGGTCGACGTCGTCGTCGAGCGCCGCACCATCGCCGAGGAGCCCTATTTCTTCGTCAACTGGCTCAGCCTCCGCCACCCGCGCGCCCGCTTCAGCGAGCGCCGCCCCCAACTCCCTGGCCAGGATGTCCCCGGCCTGGGCCTGGCGCGCGAGGCCACCGAGATGTTCGTGCTGATGGCCAGGCGACTGGGACTCGCCGGCGTCGCGTTCCGCCCCATGTGGTACCACCTCGCCGTGGTCGCCCGGGCCCGCTTCCGCTTCGTGGACCCCACCCGACAAGGCCGCTTCGAGGCCATGCTCCGAGACCTGTCTCAAATCCCCCTGCTGGAGGCCACGCGCGCCGTCGCCGACGGCCGGGTCCGACTCGATGGCGAGCCCTACCGCTGGGAACCCGCGGACATGGTCCTCCGCCTGGAGCCCGTGCCCCTCGACACCGACGCCATCACCGCCGAACGCGAGCGCTGCCACTTCACCGTGGAACCGCGCCACTGA
- a CDS encoding IS3 family transposase (programmed frameshift), with product MNPVVKEARVGETEVVEKAKRRRFSAEDKRRILEEADRCTKPGEVGALLRREGLYSSLLSVWRRQREAGGQAALEPVKRGPPAKVPAPGVRRIAELEKELARAQAKLKRAEALLDLQKKVFGNPGSGTAQARRGALMAAAREAVGELGVFPVCQVMGLSRATFYRSLRPTQGAARGRRQPRALSAEQRAEVLRVLHEPRFADAAPAEVYAQLLDEGRYLCSERTLYRVLAENQEVRERRNQLRHPNHPVPQVHATKPNELWSWDISKLHGPGKWTYFYLYVVLDVYSRAVVGWMVAHRESAALAQKLLAQTCERQGIQPGQLTIHADRGSSMTSKPVALLMADLGVTKTHSRPHVSNDNPFSEAHFKTLKYRPDFPRVFGCLQDARGFCADFFRWYNEEHHHSGLGLLTPHDVHHGLAHARLSARAVVLEAAFAAHPERFPHGLPKPQALPNAVWINNPAHLPNSKAAAH from the exons ATGAATCCGGTGGTGAAAGAGGCTCGGGTTGGGGAGACCGAGGTGGTGGAGAAGGCAAAGCGTCGTCGCTTCAGCGCGGAGGACAAGCGGCGCATCCTCGAGGAAGCGGACCGGTGCACGAAGCCCGGAGAGGTGGGCGCACTTCTGCGCCGTGAGGGGCTGTACTCCTCACTGTTGAGCGTGTGGCGACGTCAACGCGAGGCCGGAGGACAGGCCGCCCTGGAGCCAGTCAAGCGAGGCCCCCCGGCGAAGGTGCCCGCGCCCGGGGTCCGGAGAATCGCCGAGTTGGAGAAGGAGTTGGCGCGTGCCCAGGCGAAACTCAAACGCGCCGAGGCCCTGTTGGACCTCCAAAAAAAAGTAT TCGGAAATCCTGGGAGTGGAACTGCCCAAGCCAGACGAGGAGCCCTGATGGCGGCGGCACGAGAGGCCGTGGGAGAGCTGGGAGTCTTTCCGGTGTGCCAGGTGATGGGCCTGTCGCGAGCCACCTTCTACCGGAGCCTGCGGCCGACGCAGGGGGCGGCCCGTGGACGTCGCCAGCCAAGGGCCTTGTCCGCCGAGCAGCGGGCCGAGGTGCTCCGCGTACTGCACGAGCCGAGATTCGCGGATGCGGCGCCCGCGGAAGTCTACGCGCAACTGCTCGATGAAGGGCGCTACCTGTGCTCGGAGCGGACGCTGTACCGGGTGCTGGCCGAGAACCAGGAGGTACGAGAGCGCCGCAACCAACTGCGCCACCCCAACCATCCGGTGCCCCAGGTGCACGCGACGAAGCCGAACGAACTCTGGAGCTGGGATATCTCCAAGCTGCACGGCCCAGGAAAGTGGACGTACTTCTACCTCTACGTCGTCCTCGACGTGTACAGCCGCGCTGTCGTCGGTTGGATGGTGGCGCACCGCGAGTCGGCCGCGCTCGCCCAGAAGCTCCTGGCGCAAACCTGCGAGCGCCAGGGCATCCAACCTGGCCAGCTGACGATTCATGCGGACCGTGGCTCCTCCATGACGTCCAAGCCCGTGGCTCTGCTGATGGCGGACCTCGGCGTGACGAAGACGCACTCCCGGCCCCACGTCTCCAACGACAACCCCTTCAGCGAGGCCCACTTCAAGACGCTGAAGTATCGGCCCGACTTCCCCCGCGTCTTCGGCTGCCTCCAGGATGCACGCGGCTTCTGTGCCGACTTCTTCCGTTGGTACAACGAGGAGCACCACCACTCGGGACTGGGTCTGCTCACCCCTCACGACGTCCACCACGGCCTGGCCCACGCGCGCCTCTCGGCCCGCGCCGTCGTCCTCGAGGCAGCCTTCGCCGCTCATCCCGAGCGATTCCCCCACGGACTCCCGAAGCCCCAGGCCCTTCCGAACGCTGTCTGGATTAACAACCCCGCGCACCTCCCCAACTCAAAGGCGGCTGCGCACTAA
- a CDS encoding phosphatase PAP2 family protein: protein MSERHVAVTRLYGMLLLLLVCCLGFIALSDEVTEGETQDFDERVLRAMRSPEDLSVPRGPWWLRPMAEDVTSLGGAPVLVLVTLAVMGFLLLARRYRTVVLVLLATVGGTLLNGGLKHLFARPRPSVVPHLQQVVSTSFPSGHAMLSAIVYLTLGGLLAQLAEPRRLKAYILTVALMLPLLVGLTRVYLGVHYPTDVLGGWVAGLAWALLTALAARALRRRSGTCQRE, encoded by the coding sequence ATGTCCGAGCGGCACGTGGCGGTGACGCGGCTCTACGGGATGCTGCTGTTGCTGTTGGTGTGCTGCCTGGGGTTCATCGCGCTGTCGGATGAAGTGACGGAGGGGGAGACGCAGGACTTCGACGAGCGGGTGTTGCGTGCGATGCGCAGCCCTGAAGACCTGTCGGTGCCGCGAGGACCGTGGTGGCTGCGTCCCATGGCGGAGGACGTGACGTCACTGGGGGGCGCGCCGGTGTTGGTGCTGGTGACGCTGGCGGTGATGGGGTTCCTGTTGCTGGCGAGGCGCTATCGGACGGTGGTGCTGGTGCTGCTGGCGACGGTGGGCGGGACGCTGTTGAACGGGGGGCTGAAGCATCTCTTCGCGCGGCCAAGGCCATCGGTGGTGCCTCATCTCCAACAGGTGGTGTCGACGAGCTTCCCGAGCGGACACGCGATGTTGTCGGCCATCGTGTACCTCACGCTGGGAGGGCTGTTGGCGCAGCTCGCGGAGCCCAGACGGTTGAAGGCATACATCCTCACGGTGGCGTTGATGCTCCCGCTCCTGGTGGGACTGACGCGAGTGTACCTGGGCGTGCACTACCCCACGGATGTGCTGGGTGGCTGGGTGGCGGGACTCGCATGGGCGCTGCTCACCGCGCTGGCCGCACGCGCCTTGCGACGGCGCAGCGGAACCTGTCAACGTGAATGA
- a CDS encoding ExbD/TolR family protein, which produces MGMSMGGRGGMKSEINVTPLVDVVLVLLIIFMVVTPMMKRGKDVELPQARQTEKEDGPDPLVLSVTPDRKLFVESVVSSDDADFQAKLRDAMRADPRRRLLLKADQSLTYSDVMKVMKLAHGSGAQQISLAVVELKKDE; this is translated from the coding sequence GTGGGTATGTCGATGGGTGGTCGCGGTGGGATGAAGAGTGAGATCAACGTCACGCCCTTGGTCGACGTGGTGTTGGTGCTCCTCATCATCTTCATGGTGGTGACACCGATGATGAAGCGGGGGAAGGACGTCGAGCTTCCCCAGGCGCGGCAGACCGAGAAGGAGGATGGACCCGACCCGTTGGTCCTCTCCGTGACACCGGACCGGAAGCTGTTCGTGGAGTCGGTGGTGTCCTCGGACGACGCGGACTTCCAGGCGAAGTTGCGGGATGCGATGCGGGCGGACCCTCGGCGGCGGTTGTTGCTGAAGGCGGACCAGTCGTTGACCTACAGCGACGTGATGAAGGTGATGAAGCTGGCGCATGGCTCGGGTGCGCAGCAGATCTCCCTCGCGGTGGTGGAGCTGAAGAAAGACGAGTAG